A single genomic interval of Staphylococcus hyicus harbors:
- the dltA gene encoding D-alanine--poly(phosphoribitol) ligase subunit DltA translates to MRDILEAIRYFSEATPNKNAVQHQNDALTYSELEAYSNQLAIQLKDETQPIVVYGHMSPYMIVGMIAALKAGCGYVPIDYSIPVNRIESIVNRIQPSLFLNTMSETMTLDHVKVVDIETLNLTGVETHVSNIQPDTIAYTIFTSGSTGEPKGVQIYYDSLVDFANWVDDLNQNKEGQVWLNQAPLSFDLSVMSVYPALVSGGTIQFVSKDMIINPKALHELFISQPIDVWVSTPSFMEMCLLLPSFNEEQMSNLSTFLFCGEVFGHKSAQRLLKQFPQSTIYNTYGPTEATVAITSIRVTHDVLEQFESVPIGKPRPGVNLRLTEENELVIEGSCVSAGYVKDEERSARVFFETNETRGYFTGDSAKFVDDQWFIQGRIDNQIKYNGYRMELEEIEAKLNRLDEINSAMVVPVRKNNKVKLLKGVLQLSSPELDEKDAIKSIKSRIKEELPDYMIPQQWVCVEQMPLNNNGKIDRKMINEVYQS, encoded by the coding sequence ATGAGAGATATTTTAGAAGCCATTCGTTATTTTAGTGAAGCCACTCCAAATAAAAATGCTGTACAACATCAAAACGATGCATTAACTTATTCCGAATTAGAAGCATATTCAAATCAACTTGCAATTCAATTGAAGGATGAGACGCAACCGATTGTTGTTTATGGGCATATGTCACCATATATGATAGTCGGAATGATTGCAGCATTAAAAGCAGGATGTGGCTATGTACCAATTGATTATTCGATTCCTGTGAATCGTATCGAATCAATTGTTAACAGGATTCAACCAAGTCTGTTTTTAAATACTATGTCAGAAACAATGACTTTAGATCATGTAAAAGTCGTTGATATTGAAACGCTAAACCTTACTGGAGTAGAAACACATGTGTCAAATATTCAACCTGACACCATTGCGTACACAATTTTTACTTCGGGTTCTACGGGTGAGCCAAAAGGTGTCCAAATCTATTATGATAGCTTAGTAGATTTTGCCAATTGGGTTGATGATTTAAATCAAAATAAAGAAGGACAAGTCTGGTTAAACCAAGCGCCACTTTCATTTGATTTATCAGTAATGTCAGTGTATCCAGCTTTAGTTTCAGGAGGTACAATCCAATTTGTATCTAAAGATATGATTATTAATCCTAAAGCACTACACGAGTTGTTTATATCTCAACCTATTGATGTGTGGGTATCTACACCATCGTTTATGGAAATGTGCTTGTTATTACCTTCATTTAATGAAGAGCAAATGTCTAATTTATCGACATTCTTATTCTGTGGTGAAGTATTTGGTCATAAATCAGCGCAAAGGTTATTAAAACAATTTCCACAATCTACTATCTATAATACGTATGGACCTACAGAAGCAACGGTTGCCATAACGAGTATACGCGTCACACATGACGTATTAGAACAATTTGAAAGTGTACCTATTGGTAAACCTAGACCAGGTGTTAACCTACGTTTGACTGAAGAAAATGAACTGGTTATAGAAGGCTCATGTGTGAGTGCGGGCTATGTCAAAGATGAAGAGCGTAGTGCTCGTGTATTCTTTGAAACTAATGAAACACGGGGCTATTTCACGGGTGACAGTGCAAAATTTGTCGATGATCAATGGTTTATTCAAGGTCGTATTGATAACCAAATAAAATATAACGGTTATCGAATGGAGTTAGAAGAAATCGAAGCGAAATTAAACCGCTTAGATGAAATCAATAGTGCGATGGTTGTGCCTGTTCGTAAAAATAATAAAGTTAAATTACTTAAAGGTGTACTACAATTGTCATCTCCAGAGTTAGATGAAAAGGATGCCATTAAATCGATTAAATCCCGTATTAAAGAAGAATTACCAGATTATATGATTCCACAACAATGGGTTTGTGTAGAACAAATGCCATTAAATAATAATGGGAAAATCGACCGAAAAATGATTAACGAGGTATATCAATCATGA
- a CDS encoding teichoic acid D-Ala incorporation-associated protein DltX yields the protein MKLADHVYLKSFLLMVFYFAIMMALYLLYGDSGAQSTFVYNEF from the coding sequence ATGAAATTGGCAGATCATGTGTATCTAAAGTCATTTTTATTAATGGTGTTTTATTTCGCTATTATGATGGCTTTATACTTGTTGTACGGGGACAGCGGTGCACAAAGTACATTTGTCTATAACGAATTTTAA
- a CDS encoding 2-hydroxyacid dehydrogenase, translated as MNKILVTRQIPEKFKARLEQYAEVEMWDHHLTPMPRAQFLEAAKDKTALLVTLSEQIDETLFQIAPHLKIVANMAVGYDNMDLVAAERHDVVVTNTPHVLTETTAELGFALMLATSRRIVEAEKYVQDGKWESWGPYLLAGKDIYRSKVGIFGMGEIGRAFARRLKGFNADILYHNRSRNAKAEHELGAFYTSFETLIKESDFIISTAPSTPDTQNKFNYDVFKMMRNDAIFINIGRGDLVVEEDLIRALEEREIAGVGLDVVRNEPIQTDHPLLKFPNVIITPHIGSASILTRDQMIQACILNIEDVFNNCEARNKINIK; from the coding sequence ATGAATAAAATTCTCGTTACGCGACAAATTCCAGAAAAGTTTAAAGCACGATTAGAGCAATATGCAGAGGTAGAGATGTGGGATCACCACTTAACGCCGATGCCGAGAGCACAATTTTTAGAAGCGGCTAAAGATAAAACAGCATTGCTTGTGACACTAAGTGAACAAATTGATGAAACGTTGTTCCAAATAGCGCCCCATTTGAAAATTGTTGCCAATATGGCGGTAGGGTATGACAATATGGACTTAGTAGCCGCAGAACGTCATGATGTTGTGGTAACCAATACCCCACATGTGTTAACAGAAACAACAGCAGAATTAGGGTTTGCACTCATGTTAGCAACGTCTCGTCGTATTGTTGAAGCGGAAAAGTATGTCCAAGATGGAAAATGGGAGAGTTGGGGACCGTATTTACTAGCGGGTAAAGATATATATCGTTCAAAAGTCGGTATTTTCGGTATGGGCGAAATCGGAAGAGCTTTTGCTAGACGTTTAAAAGGCTTCAACGCAGACATTTTATATCATAACCGTTCACGTAATGCAAAAGCAGAACATGAACTAGGGGCATTTTATACATCATTTGAAACGTTAATTAAAGAAAGTGACTTTATTATTTCAACAGCACCATCAACGCCAGATACGCAGAATAAATTTAATTATGATGTATTTAAAATGATGCGTAATGATGCGATATTTATTAACATCGGTCGCGGAGATTTGGTTGTTGAAGAAGATTTAATTCGTGCACTAGAGGAACGTGAGATTGCGGGCGTTGGTTTAGATGTCGTACGCAATGAACCGATTCAAACAGATCACCCTTTATTAAAGTTTCCAAATGTAATTATTACGCCCCACATTGGTAGTGCGTCAATATTAACACGCGACCAAATGATTCAAGCGTGTATATTAAATATAGAAGATGTCTTTAATAATTGCGAAGCGCGAAATAAAATCAATATTAAATAG
- a CDS encoding TIGR01457 family HAD-type hydrolase, which translates to MKRYDAYLIDLDGTLYKGNDIIPGAKEFIDYLNRHDIPHLYVTNNSTKSPNDVVEKLKQMDIQARPQEVVTSAMATADYIASEKPGATVFMVGASGLETALKEAGLVLKSGTDVDYVVMGLDEAITYEKLTTATLAVQKGAVFISTNKDPSIPKEQGFLPGNGSLTSVVAVSSKTEPKFIGKPETPIMNKALDLLQLDRSQVAMIGDLYDTDILSGINIGMDTIHVQTGVTSKTEAMAKPTPPTYSIEDLFVLIQKLEKGSDTNE; encoded by the coding sequence ATGAAACGATATGATGCGTATTTAATAGATTTAGATGGAACGTTATATAAAGGGAATGACATTATTCCTGGCGCCAAGGAGTTTATCGATTATCTCAATAGACACGATATTCCCCATCTTTATGTTACAAATAATTCCACAAAATCACCAAACGATGTTGTGGAAAAACTAAAACAAATGGACATTCAAGCGCGTCCCCAAGAAGTCGTAACATCAGCAATGGCGACAGCAGATTATATTGCGTCTGAAAAGCCTGGCGCAACAGTCTTTATGGTAGGTGCTTCGGGATTAGAAACAGCATTAAAAGAAGCTGGTTTAGTTCTCAAGTCTGGTACGGATGTCGACTATGTTGTAATGGGATTAGATGAAGCGATTACATATGAAAAATTAACAACTGCAACGCTTGCCGTTCAAAAAGGTGCAGTGTTTATTTCGACAAATAAAGATCCGTCAATTCCTAAAGAACAGGGGTTTTTACCTGGAAACGGGTCATTAACAAGTGTTGTGGCAGTATCGTCAAAGACAGAGCCAAAATTTATTGGTAAGCCCGAAACACCGATTATGAATAAAGCCCTTGATTTACTACAATTGGATCGATCGCAAGTGGCGATGATTGGTGATTTATATGATACAGATATTTTATCCGGTATTAATATCGGTATGGATACGATTCATGTACAGACAGGTGTAACCTCAAAAACGGAAGCCATGGCGAAGCCTACACCACCTACTTATAGCATCGAAGACTTGTTTGTTTTAATACAGAAACTAGAAAAGGGTAGTGATACGAATGAATAA
- a CDS encoding DUF86 domain-containing protein: MYFVNKEQLSRKLTYLKQLTDDYHSVKDNHYAFERVAQMLIEASVDIGNMIIDAFILRDPGNYKDVIDILELEGAISKETQSQLHRTIDVRKQFVHLYDELRVDDVQIIFDEVLPYYRQFIEEVLHFLENENVPVTAFGKGENIK, encoded by the coding sequence ATGTATTTTGTAAATAAGGAACAATTATCCCGAAAACTTACATATTTGAAACAATTGACAGATGATTATCACTCAGTAAAAGATAATCACTATGCGTTTGAACGTGTGGCTCAAATGCTCATCGAAGCTTCAGTAGATATTGGGAATATGATAATTGATGCTTTTATATTAAGGGATCCTGGAAACTACAAAGACGTGATTGATATTTTAGAACTCGAAGGCGCAATATCAAAAGAAACGCAATCACAACTCCACCGTACTATTGATGTACGAAAACAATTTGTACACTTATATGATGAACTTCGTGTTGATGACGTACAAATTATATTTGATGAAGTATTACCATATTATCGTCAATTTATTGAGGAAGTATTGCATTTCCTAGAAAATGAAAATGTGCCAGTAACTGCTTTTGGAAAGGGCGAGAATATTAAATGA
- a CDS encoding DUF3055 domain-containing protein yields MIDMFLYDDIEPSQIRFVGFVGDQSRYDLVLLQTDRHYGKTIVLNTQTNKFGIIGTDDLEEEGYIAYILGVSDAEADEITSFLHEVIQS; encoded by the coding sequence ATGATAGATATGTTTTTATATGATGATATCGAACCATCTCAAATTCGATTTGTAGGATTTGTAGGTGATCAAAGTCGATATGACTTAGTTTTACTTCAAACGGATCGTCATTATGGCAAAACAATTGTACTCAATACGCAAACAAATAAATTTGGCATTATAGGAACCGATGACCTAGAGGAAGAAGGATATATTGCATATATTTTAGGAGTTAGTGACGCGGAAGCTGATGAGATCACAAGTTTCTTGCATGAAGTCATACAATCATAA
- a CDS encoding YutD family protein, protein MIKVGQHYFELLESYDNGFIEEDFVARYSEILDKYDFIVGDYGYEQLRLKGFYYDSNRKADFNKRFSTIQDYIYEYCNFGCAYFIVRRLSKHEAEKHLAEDAHIVAEDKLKDVKIQPSIQE, encoded by the coding sequence ATGATTAAAGTAGGTCAGCATTATTTTGAACTTCTAGAATCCTATGATAATGGTTTTATTGAAGAAGATTTCGTGGCGCGTTACTCTGAGATATTGGATAAATATGACTTTATCGTTGGAGATTACGGGTACGAACAATTACGCTTAAAAGGTTTTTATTATGACTCTAATCGTAAAGCGGATTTTAATAAACGTTTTTCAACGATTCAAGATTATATATATGAATATTGTAATTTTGGATGTGCTTATTTTATTGTGCGCAGACTCAGTAAGCATGAAGCAGAAAAACATCTTGCTGAAGATGCACATATCGTAGCTGAAGATAAGCTCAAAGATGTTAAAATTCAACCAAGCATTCAAGAGTGA
- the lipA gene encoding lipoyl synthase yields MATKNEEILRKPDWLKIKLNTNENYTGLKKMMREKNLHTVCEEAKCPNIHECWGARRTATFMILGAVCTRACRFCAVKTGLPNELDLEEPERVAESVELMNLKHVVITAVARDDLKDAGSNVYAETVRKVRERNPFTTIEILPSDMGGDFEALKTLMDSKPDILNHNIETVRRLTPRVRARATYDRTLEFLRRSKEIQPDIPTKSSLMVGLGETIEEIYETMDDLRAIDVDILTIGQYLQPSRKHLKVQKYYTPLEFGKLRKVAMEKGFKHCQAGPLVRSSYHADEQVNEAAKEKQRLGDAQLNQ; encoded by the coding sequence ATGGCTACTAAAAATGAAGAAATTCTACGTAAACCGGATTGGTTAAAAATAAAATTAAATACAAATGAGAATTACACTGGACTTAAAAAAATGATGCGTGAAAAAAACTTACATACGGTATGTGAGGAAGCTAAATGTCCGAATATACACGAATGTTGGGGCGCACGTCGAACAGCAACCTTTATGATTTTAGGGGCAGTGTGTACACGTGCATGTCGATTTTGTGCGGTTAAAACAGGTTTACCGAACGAACTTGATTTAGAAGAACCAGAACGTGTAGCAGAATCTGTAGAATTAATGAATCTTAAACATGTTGTGATTACAGCAGTAGCGCGTGATGATTTAAAAGATGCGGGTTCTAATGTATATGCTGAAACGGTACGTAAAGTACGTGAACGTAATCCATTTACTACAATAGAAATTTTACCGTCAGATATGGGCGGCGATTTTGAAGCATTAAAAACGTTAATGGATTCTAAACCAGACATCTTGAATCACAATATTGAAACAGTACGTCGTTTAACGCCGAGAGTACGTGCGCGTGCCACATATGATCGTACGTTAGAATTTTTACGCCGCTCTAAAGAAATTCAACCGGATATTCCGACTAAATCAAGTTTAATGGTTGGTTTAGGGGAAACAATTGAAGAGATTTATGAAACAATGGATGATTTGCGTGCGATTGATGTGGATATTTTAACGATTGGCCAATATTTACAACCTTCACGTAAACATTTAAAAGTTCAAAAATACTATACGCCATTAGAATTTGGTAAATTACGTAAAGTGGCAATGGAAAAAGGATTCAAACATTGTCAAGCCGGCCCTTTAGTACGTAGTTCTTACCATGCTGATGAACAAGTAAATGAAGCAGCCAAAGAAAAACAACGTCTTGGTGATGCCCAATTAAACCAATAA
- a CDS encoding bifunctional metallophosphatase/5'-nucleotidase, translated as MRITIYHTNDIHSHLHEFQRIAAYMNQERSRLPHPSLYIDIGDHVDLSLPVTEGTMGKRNVELLNQAHCDIATIGNNEGMTISHEALQTLYSEATFDVTCANVFDEQGALPNHCVSSVIKTIKGVRLLFVAATAPFTPFYRALDWIVTDPYEAIKDEIEKHRHAYDVLIVMSHVGIFFDEMLCEKMPEIDVIFGAHTHHYFENGQVENGVLMVAAGKYGHYLGEVTLEIDNGQVVNKRAQLHPLHTLPEVTSAFELEGRQLLKEAIVSRPMTLNKAANYITEAGYLLAESVHEFTEADCTIINAGLIVKSFHQKVLTEYDIHQMLPHPINTVRIKLSGHKLKEVLFLANENKYMYQHAQGLGFRGDIFGGYIIYEAGVIQSSQRYFVQGKEIVDDDIYTLGTIDMYTFGRYFPLLKEEKVAYLMPEFLRDIFKEKLLRL; from the coding sequence ATGCGAATTACAATTTATCATACGAATGATATACATAGTCATTTACATGAGTTTCAACGTATTGCCGCATATATGAACCAAGAACGATCTCGATTACCGCACCCATCACTTTATATTGATATCGGTGACCATGTTGATTTATCGTTACCCGTGACAGAAGGAACGATGGGCAAGCGGAATGTTGAATTGTTAAATCAAGCCCATTGTGATATTGCTACTATAGGTAATAATGAAGGCATGACCATTTCGCATGAAGCATTACAAACACTTTATTCAGAAGCAACATTCGATGTCACTTGTGCAAACGTGTTTGACGAACAAGGTGCGTTGCCAAATCATTGTGTATCTTCAGTAATTAAAACGATTAAAGGAGTGCGCTTACTTTTTGTAGCAGCCACTGCGCCATTTACCCCTTTTTATCGTGCTTTAGATTGGATTGTAACGGACCCTTATGAAGCAATCAAAGATGAAATTGAAAAACACCGTCATGCATACGACGTCCTAATCGTTATGAGTCATGTGGGGATATTCTTTGATGAAATGTTATGTGAGAAAATGCCTGAAATCGATGTTATTTTTGGTGCACATACGCATCATTATTTTGAAAATGGTCAAGTAGAAAATGGTGTTTTAATGGTAGCCGCAGGGAAATATGGTCATTATCTTGGAGAAGTGACTTTAGAGATAGACAATGGCCAGGTTGTAAATAAAAGGGCACAGCTACATCCACTTCACACATTACCAGAAGTAACGAGCGCATTTGAGTTAGAAGGGCGTCAATTACTTAAGGAAGCGATTGTATCACGACCAATGACTTTGAATAAAGCAGCAAACTATATCACAGAAGCAGGTTATTTACTAGCGGAAAGTGTTCATGAGTTTACAGAAGCTGATTGTACGATCATAAATGCAGGTTTAATTGTAAAAAGTTTTCATCAAAAAGTATTAACGGAATATGATATCCATCAAATGTTACCGCATCCGATTAATACTGTACGTATCAAGTTAAGTGGACATAAATTAAAAGAAGTTTTATTTTTAGCTAACGAAAATAAATACATGTACCAACATGCGCAAGGATTAGGTTTCCGAGGTGACATTTTCGGAGGTTATATTATTTATGAAGCCGGGGTAATACAATCTTCACAGCGTTATTTTGTTCAAGGGAAAGAGATTGTTGATGATGACATTTATACGTTAGGAACAATAGATATGTACACATTTGGTCGATACTTCCCGCTTTTGAAAGAAGAAAAAGTAGCATATCTCATGCCAGAGTTCTTAAGAGACATTTTCAAAGAAAAATTATTGCGTTTATGA
- a CDS encoding sulfite exporter TauE/SafE family protein, with translation MSIAILIIIGLLSAIIGSIVGIGGGIIIVPTLIYFGITQGILHDITPQTAIGTSSIILIATGLSSTLGYLKVKQVDVRNGFIFLIGILPGAFIGANLSRFLTIHSFNLYFGLFLILVSILLMIRYKIPPLKICQKPKYMKTYIDGHGEHFEYGVAPIIAVIAAFIIGLTSGLFGIGGGVLMTPLLLIVFRFPPHVAVGTSMMMVFFSSIAGSIGHVIQGHVVWSYSVILILSSYIGAQIGVKVNKAIKSDMVVLILRIVMLLLGFYLILQSFIG, from the coding sequence ATGAGCATTGCAATTTTAATCATTATCGGGCTTTTGTCAGCAATTATAGGTTCTATAGTTGGTATAGGTGGTGGTATTATCATCGTTCCTACATTAATTTACTTTGGTATAACACAAGGGATTTTGCATGACATTACACCTCAAACTGCGATAGGAACCTCTTCAATTATTTTAATTGCTACTGGACTATCTTCAACTTTAGGATACTTAAAAGTTAAACAGGTTGATGTTAGAAATGGCTTTATTTTTTTAATAGGTATTCTACCTGGCGCATTTATTGGTGCCAATTTGAGTCGCTTTCTAACGATTCATTCATTTAATTTGTATTTCGGTTTGTTTTTAATTTTAGTATCTATTTTATTAATGATACGTTACAAAATTCCACCGCTCAAAATTTGTCAGAAACCGAAGTACATGAAAACGTATATTGATGGACATGGTGAACATTTTGAATATGGTGTGGCGCCAATAATCGCTGTAATTGCTGCATTTATCATAGGATTAACATCAGGTCTTTTTGGCATCGGTGGTGGGGTATTAATGACGCCGCTATTATTAATCGTTTTTCGTTTTCCTCCTCACGTTGCTGTTGGCACGAGTATGATGATGGTATTCTTCTCAAGTATTGCGGGATCAATAGGGCATGTGATTCAAGGTCATGTTGTTTGGAGTTATAGTGTGATTTTGATACTTTCAAGTTATATTGGTGCCCAAATCGGTGTTAAGGTGAATAAGGCAATCAAATCAGATATGGTCGTGCTCATCTTGCGCATAGTGATGTTGCTATTAGGATTCTATTTAATTCTTCAATCATTTATTGGATAA
- a CDS encoding DUF72 domain-containing protein, whose product MIEIGLTGWGDHDGLYEDLARKTDKLKTYASHFPIVELDASYYAIQPERNILKWIKETPDRFKFVVKIHQALTLHVDYKDYAESIELLFQAFHHMLRPLIKANKLAMVLVQFPPWFDCNVKNINYIRYVKSQLKDVPICIEFRHQSWFTPQMKEHTLEFLTTQQLIHAVCDEPQVGEGSVPFVNRVTNEVAFVRLHGRNVHGWTKKDMTDQEWRDVRYLYHYTDKELESLAEKIQILAQKVKKVYVILNNNSGGHAAQNAKTLQRFLEIDYEGLAPQQLKLF is encoded by the coding sequence ATGATAGAAATCGGCTTAACGGGTTGGGGAGATCATGACGGACTCTACGAAGATTTAGCACGAAAAACTGATAAATTAAAAACGTATGCCAGTCATTTTCCTATTGTTGAATTAGATGCTTCCTATTATGCAATTCAGCCTGAACGCAATATTTTAAAGTGGATAAAAGAAACACCAGACCGTTTTAAATTTGTGGTTAAAATCCATCAAGCATTAACGTTACACGTAGATTATAAAGATTATGCCGAATCAATAGAGTTATTATTTCAGGCGTTTCATCACATGCTTCGACCGTTAATCAAAGCAAATAAACTTGCGATGGTACTTGTCCAATTCCCGCCATGGTTTGATTGTAACGTTAAAAATATTAACTATATTCGTTATGTAAAATCTCAATTGAAAGATGTGCCTATTTGTATTGAATTTAGACATCAATCATGGTTTACGCCACAAATGAAAGAACACACACTCGAATTTTTAACAACACAACAATTGATTCATGCGGTATGTGATGAACCACAAGTGGGGGAAGGCTCTGTTCCTTTCGTGAATAGAGTTACAAATGAAGTTGCATTTGTACGCTTACATGGGCGGAATGTCCATGGTTGGACAAAAAAAGATATGACTGATCAAGAATGGCGAGATGTACGTTATTTATATCACTATACTGACAAAGAATTAGAAAGTTTAGCTGAAAAAATACAGATATTAGCGCAAAAAGTTAAAAAAGTATACGTCATTTTAAATAATAATTCTGGAGGGCATGCTGCCCAAAATGCAAAAACACTACAAAGATTTCTTGAAATCGATTATGAAGGGCTTGCACCCCAACAGCTTAAACTTTTTTAA
- a CDS encoding hemolysin family protein, translated as MIIAIILLICVSFFFSGSETALTAANKVKLQAEADSNQKSAKLLKLLDKPSEFITTILIGNNIANILLPTLVTILAVDMGLNVGVASAILTVVIIIFAEVIPKSVAATLPDPIARLVFPIIQFFVVIFKPLTKVLNIITDSINRLITRGRNEKGMSKEEVRAMVSIAGSEGAFNEIEKNRIQGVINFDRLKINDVNTTPRVNVTSLSVEDDYNEVYDVVMNHPYTRYPVYEGDIDHVVGVFHSKYLLAWSKTPEKSLKEFCSEPLFVYEHNHAEWVLRKMTVTRKHLAIVIDEYGGTDAIVTHEDLIEEMLGMEIEDEMDRVESKMIEQVR; from the coding sequence ATGATCATAGCGATCATTTTATTAATTTGTGTATCATTTTTCTTTTCAGGCAGTGAAACGGCGCTTACCGCTGCGAATAAAGTGAAATTACAGGCGGAAGCGGATTCGAATCAAAAATCTGCTAAATTATTGAAATTGTTAGATAAACCGAGTGAGTTTATAACCACTATTCTTATTGGCAACAATATAGCGAATATACTTTTGCCTACACTTGTAACTATTTTAGCTGTAGATATGGGACTTAATGTGGGGGTGGCTTCAGCAATTTTAACTGTCGTCATTATTATATTTGCGGAAGTGATACCTAAATCTGTAGCGGCAACATTGCCTGATCCTATTGCACGATTGGTCTTTCCTATCATTCAATTTTTTGTCGTTATTTTTAAACCTTTAACGAAAGTGTTAAATATAATTACGGATTCGATTAATCGTTTGATTACACGTGGTCGAAATGAAAAAGGTATGTCGAAAGAAGAAGTGCGTGCAATGGTTTCGATTGCGGGTAGTGAGGGTGCTTTTAATGAAATTGAAAAAAATCGTATTCAAGGTGTCATCAATTTTGATCGTTTAAAAATTAATGATGTGAATACTACGCCTCGTGTAAATGTAACATCATTAAGTGTCGAAGATGATTACAACGAAGTGTATGATGTTGTAATGAATCATCCATATACACGCTACCCTGTATATGAGGGAGACATTGATCATGTGGTTGGGGTTTTTCACTCGAAATATCTACTTGCGTGGAGTAAAACACCCGAAAAATCATTGAAAGAATTTTGTTCAGAGCCTTTATTTGTATATGAACATAATCATGCGGAGTGGGTTTTACGTAAGATGACGGTGACACGTAAGCATTTAGCCATTGTTATTGATGAATACGGTGGTACGGATGCGATCGTGACACATGAGGATTTAATTGAAGAGATGTTAGGCATGGAAATTGAAGACGAAATGGATCGCGTTGAAAGTAAAATGATTGAACAAGTACGTTAA